From the genome of Halictus rubicundus isolate RS-2024b chromosome 2, iyHalRubi1_principal, whole genome shotgun sequence, one region includes:
- the LOC143365197 gene encoding lysosomal alpha-glucosidase has product MIIKGLNHLDVKESAEKSNSSENDQLTEFSMTNVLIDSTAEQKKQYLTKHTKLYSYLRYVLPFDLLKLALSIILFCGLLLLITQTKYVLVEKYSIDINSVDGNENALETGFGSVDVSVFSDQGYIQGYQYNIMFMEKILKTSKIMQQCQNIPEELRFNCHPEEGASELSCSNRGCCWKPPESQTSTVKRDPVNIPYCYYPKDWHLYKYKNVTQYGNDISGFLQLIGNSFYKKDLALLKVEASSVDDSILRIKISDALKKRYEPPWPIRPDSKPFSKQSSNAQYRLDIDDVKPGFRVRRALDNNVLFDSIGVGGFIFADQFLQISTLLPTHNIYGIGEHRSRLKLNTKWQIFSLHNKDQPPMENANLYGSHPFYLVVESSGRAHGVLLLNSNAMDVILQPSPGITFRTIGGIFDMYFFLGPTPADVIKQYSEIVGKPFMPPYWSLGFHLCRYGYQSLEGTKKVWKRTIAAGIPLDTQWNDLDYMEKNNDFTYNLEKFKDLPQFLEELHSKGMHYIPLIDAGISASETNGTYLPYDEGIKEDIFVKDEKGEPFIGKVWNYGYTVWPDYSNPKTPDYLLRMMSNMHKKFAYDGAWIDMNEPSNFYDGHKNGCSINNLDNPVYVPNVIGGKLATKTLCMNAKQYLGSHYDLHNTYGTSHAIATNYALTKIRNKRPFIISRSTWVGHGHYAGHWTGDVFSTWHDLRMSIPAILSLNFYQIPMVGADICGFNWNATAPLCNRWMQLGAFYPFSRNHNSDDTIEQDPVAMGDLVVQSSKRALEIRYRLLPYLYTLFFRAHKFGETVARPLFFEFPDDPVTFDIDTQFLWGASLMIAPVLDENEVKVSAYLPRGVWYDYYTKEIRSSGIEWCTLDAPLDTIPLMIRGGSVLPTQKPAATTTASRENNFDLLVAMDLDKTAKGELYWDDGDSLDTFEKGQFVWLSFSVDDDILSSRRLDHNTFKESMILGRIQIWGVMSDITNVLLNDREIKYQYNRTENSLTVDNLQTDLTKEFKLQWTYDQSATIDHTRRYIRSCRDQ; this is encoded by the exons ATGATTATCAAGGGTTTGAATCACTTGGATGTTAAGGAAAGTGCCGAAAAATCAAATTCTTCGGAAAATGATCAATTAACGGAATTTTCAATGACAAATGTCTTAATTGATAGTACTGCTGAACAAAAGAAGCAATATTTAACTAAGCATACAAAGTTGTACTCATATCTGAGATACGTATTACCATTTGATCTTCTAAAACTGGCATTGtctattattttgttttgtggTTTGTTGTTACTTATTACGCAGACTAAATATGTTCTCGTTGAGAAGTACAGCATAGACATAAATTCTGTTGATGGTAATGAAAATGCTTTAGAAACAGGATTTGGGTCCGTCGATGTTTCTGTATTCAGTGATCAAGGATATATACAAGGATACCAGTATAATATAATGTTTATGGAGAAAATACTTAAAACATCTAAAATTATGCAA CAATGTCAAAATATTCCAGAAGAATTGCGTTTCAATTGCCACCCTGAAGAAGGTGCATCAGAATTATCGTGTTCGAATAGAGGTTGTTGCTGGAAACCACCAGAAAGCCAAACATCAACTGTTAAACGTGATCCTGTGAACATTCCGTACTGTTACTATCCAAAAGATTGGCATTTATACAAGTACAAAAATGTGACTCAATATGGGAATGATATCTCTGGATTTCTCCAGTTAATAGGAAATTCCTTTTACAAGAAAGATCTAGCTCTCCTCAAAGTGGAAGCCAGTAGTGTAGACGACTCAATTTTACGTATAAAAATAAGTGATGCATTAAAAAAACGGTATGAACCACCGTGGCCTATTAGGCCTGATTCCAAGCCATTTTCAAAACAAAGTAGTAATGCACAATATAGATTAGATATCGATGATGTGAAGCCTGGATTCAGAGTACGTAGAGCCTTGGACAATAATGTGCT ATTTGACTCAATTGGTGTCGGAGGTTTCATATTTGCAGATCAATTCTTACAAATAAGTACCCTTTTGCCCACACATAACATTTATGGTATAGGCGAGCACAGGTCAAGGTTAAAATTGAACACAAAGTGGCAGATTTTTTCATTGCACAATAAGGACCAGCCGCCAATGGAAAAT GCAAATTTATATGGATCTCATCCTTTTTATTTGGTTGTTGAAAGTTCTGGGAGAGCTCATGGAGTTTTGCTGCTGAATAGTAACGCTATGG ATGTAATATTACAGCCATCGCCTGGCATCACGTTTCGGACAATTGGTGGTATTTTCGATATGTACTTCTTTTTGGGACCGACTCCAGCGGATGTAATAAAACAATATTCTGAAATAGTAGGAAAACCATTTATGCCTCCATATTGGTCGTTAGGGTTTCATTTATGCAG GTATGGCTACCAGAGCTTAGAAGGAACAAAAAAGGTTTGGAAGCGGACCATAGCAGCTGGAATTCCATTG GATACTCAATGGAACGATTTGGATTACATGGAGAAAAACAATGATTTCACATACAATTTGGAAAAATTCAAGGATTTACCGCAATTTCTAGAGGAACTTCACTCG aaaGGAATGCATTATATTCCATTAATCGATGCCGGTATATCCGCCTCAGAAACCAATGGAACTTATTTACCATACGATGAAGGCATAAAGGAAGACATATTCGTGAAAGATGAGAAAGGTGAACCATTCATTGGAAAAGTTTGGAACTATGGTTATACGGTATGGCCTGACTATAGCAATCCCAAAACACCAGACTATTTATTGCGGATGATGAGCAACATGCACAAGAAGTTTGCATACGATGGAGCATGGATC GATATGAACGAACCATCAAATTTCTACGATGGTCATAAAAATGGATGCTCGATTAATAATTTGGATAATCCAGTGTACGTACCCAACGTGATTGGCGGTAAGCTCGCTACGAAAACGCTGTGCATGAATGCTAAGCAGTATTTGGGATCACACTACGACCTTCACAATACGTATGGTACGAGTCACGCGATAGCTACGAATTA CGCTCTGACCAAAATTCGTAATAAAAGACCGTTTATAATCTCACGGTCGACTTGGGTAGGGCACGGACATTACGCCGGTCACTGGACGGGAGACGTATTTTCTACATG GCATGACTTGAGAATGAGTATACCAGCAATTTTGtcattaaatttttatcaaatacCAATGGTTGGTGCGGACATTTGTGGATTCAACTGGAACGCCACGGCCCCGCTGTGCAATCGTTGGATGCAGCTCGGCGCTTTTTATCCTTTCTCTCGTAATCACAATTCCGACGACACTATA GAGCAAGATCCAGTCGCTATGGGTGATTTGGTGGTACAATCGTCAAAACGCGCCCTCGAGATACGATACCGGCTTTTACCTTACTTGTATACTTTGTTCTTCCGAGCGCACAAATTTGGGGAAACCGTGGCACGTCCGTTATTTTTCGA GTTCCCAGATGACCCAGTCACTTTTGATATCGATACTCAGTTCCTATGGGGAGCTTCTCTGATGATTGCTCCAGTTTTAGATGAA AATGAGGTGAAAGTGTCAGCTTACCTTCCACGAGGAGTATGGTATGATTACTATACAAAAGAAATCAGATCCAGTGGTATTGAATGGTGCACGCTGGATGCGCCGCTCGACACTATACCATTGATGATTCGCGGGGGATCCGTTTTACCTACGCAGAAGCCAGCTGCTACTACAACCGCTAGCAGGGAAAACAATTTCGATTTGTTGGTTGCAATGGATCTAGACAAAACTGCGAAAGGAGAATTGTACTGGGATGACGGCGACAGTTTAG ATACGTTTGAAAAGGGACAATTCGTGTGGTTGTCGTTCAGCGTAGACGACGACATCCTTTCTTCTCGTAGGCTGGACCATAATACCTTCAAGGAATCGATGATCCTCGGACGGATACAAATATGGGGTGTTATGTCGGACATCACGAATGTTTTGTTGAATGATCGCGAGATCAAGTATCAATACAACCGTACCGAAAAT AGCTTGACTGTAGACAACTTACAGACCGATCTGACGAAAGAATTTAAGCTGCAATGGACGTACGATCAATCGGCAACGATCGACCACACTCGGCGTTACATTCGTTCTTGTCGCGACCAATAA
- the Nubp1 gene encoding NUBP iron-sulfur cluster assembly factor 1 yields MADVPTDAPQHCPGTTSEDAGKASMCAGCPNQTLCASGATKQPDPGIALVKERLSTVKNKILILSGKGGVGKSTVTSLVSRSLAANNSQINVAVLDIDICGPSQPRVFGAIGEQVHQSGSGWSPVYIEDNLSLMSIGFLLASPSEAVIWRGPKKNGMIRQFLSEVDWGSLDYLILDTPPGTSDEHLSATSYLKDAGITGAVIVTTPQQVALLDVRKEIDFCRKVNIPILGVIENMSIFVCPKCKEPTEIFPASTGGGRAMAKEFNVDFFGSLPLDPLLARCCDEGKNFLTELPESPTVLALQTIVQKIVDKCENKKESNEINST; encoded by the exons ATGGCAGATGTACCTACAGATGCACCACAAC ATTGCCCTGGTACAACTAGCGAAGATGCTGGTAAAGCGTCTATGTGTGCTGGATGTCCGAATCAAACATTATGTGCATCCGGTGCCACAAAGCAACCTGATCCTGGCATAGCTCTTGTTAAAGAGAGACTTTCCACtgtcaaaaataaaatacttatatTGTCTGGTAAGGGTGGAGTTGGGAAAAGTACTGTAACATCGTTGGTATCCAGATCTTTAGCAGCAAACAATTCTCAAATAAAT GTTGCTGTATTGGACATAGACATTTGTGGACCATCTCAGCCAAGAGTATTTGGGGCGATAGGAGAACAAGTTCATCAAAGTGGATCAGGATGGTCTCCAGTA tatatAGAAGACAATTTATCTCTGATGTCCATTGGATTTTTGCTTGCTAGTCCTAGTGAAGCAGTAATATGGAGAGGACCGAAGAAGAATG GAATGATCAGACAATTTCTGTCAGAAGTCGATTGGGGTAGTTTGGACTATCTTATTTTAGACACACCACCAGGAACATCGGACGAACATTTATCAGCAACATCTTATCTTAAAGATGCTGGTATTACAGGAGCAGTAATTGTTACAACTCCACAACAAGTTGCTTTATTGGACGTAAGGAAGGAGATTGATTTTTGCAGAAAAGTAAACATACCAATTCTAGGCGTTATCGAAAATATGAGTATTTTCGTATGCCCCAAATGTAAA GAGCCTACTGAGATATTCCCTGCGTCAACAGGTGGTGGCCGTGCGATGGCCAAAGAATTTAATGTTGACTTTTTTGGTTCTTTACCACTAGATCCTTTATTAGCCAGGTGCTGTGACGAAGGTAAAAACTTTCTGACCGAACTTCCAGAGTCGCCAACTGTTCTAGCGCTACAAACGATTGTACAGA aaatcgTGGATAAATgcgaaaataagaaagaaagtaATGAAATCAATTCAACATGA
- the LOC143365203 gene encoding tektin-3 isoform X2, whose translation MSLSSIEPVTKYCSRDYNGKHELIPWRPNAGYENVEVYPLTTKTIPSYAGNAINSLKFPNLLTGYHRNPTHATKTAFHTRYTPNEWFERQVKCYNEADSCRHFSERIRNDALRVIRDAEEKVQHGQYDTGRRLGERINDISFWRNEVASELERLLQEIERVQDCRAILEKAIKDIEAPLHIAEECLYHREARKELVHDDSEKCLLKEIEMLHRNRKKLETCLSTCKEQLRDCRASQNQLELDLRNKENALGIDSMCHRLNNYSHGLQYYSGINEYDPCVSEQETWSDAANRIVEKSRMERNKCCQLRSNAEVLTNKVAQEMWDSWSNTNNALSHRTSELLEAKTKLEQHLQKVQQEIFEVEKNLELMRKAIADKSYAVKVAHTRLEARMHRPDIELCRDYAHVSLKKEIDDINHQVERMQRALKELENQQQKLLRTRSTLEHDLALKIDAMYIDREKVSGLRRAYPINVLFRF comes from the exons ATGTCACTGTCTTCCATCGAACCAGTAACAAAATATTGTTCGAGGGATTACAATGGTAAACACGAGTTGATACCTTGGCGTCCAAACGCAGGCTATGAAAATGTTGAAGTTTATCCTTT AACAACAAAAACAATACCGAGTTATGCTGGGAACGCTataaattcgttaaaatttCCGAATCTTCTGACGGGATATCACCGTAATCCTACGCATGCAACGAAAACTGCTTTTCATACCCGGTACACACCAAACGAATGGTTCGAGAGACAAGTAAAATGCTACAATGAAGCAGATTCATGCAGACATTTTTCGGAGAGAATACGAAACGACGCTTTACGAGTTATTAG AGATGCGGAAGAGAAAGTGCAACATGGACAATACGATACTGGTAGAAGACTTGGGGAAAGAATCAACGATATTAGTTTTTGGCGAAACGAAGTTGCATCCGAATTGGAAAGATTGCTTCAGGAAATTGAACGAGTTCAAGACTGTCGTGCAATTCTTGAAAAAGCTATTAAAGATATCGAGGCTCCGTTGCACATCGCTGAAGAATGTCTTTACCATAGAGAAGCTAGAAAAG AACTTGTACACGACGATTCGGAAAAGTGTTTGCTGAAAGAGATTGAGATGCTACATCGGAATCGAAAGAAATTGGAGACTTGTTTGAGCACGTGTAAAGAACAG CTTCGAGATTGTAGAGCATCTCAAAACCAATTGGAACTGGATCTGAGAAACAAAGAAAACGCGTTGGGAATAGACTCAATGTGTCATCGTTTGAATAACTACAGCCACGGACTGCAATATTACTCCGGAATCAACGAATACGATCCGTG TGTTTCAGAGCAAGAAACATGGTCAGATGCAGCCAACCGAATCGTTGAAAAATCTCGAATGGAACGAAATAAATGTTGCCAGTTGAGATCAAACGCGGAAGTTCTTACGAACAAAGTTGCGCAGGAAATGTGGGATTCGTGGAGTAACACGAATAACGCTTTGTCCCACAGAACTTCCGAACTGCTCGAAGCTAAAACGAAACTTGAACAACATCTGCAAAAA GTGCAGCAAGAAATATTCGAGGTTGAGAAAAATTTGGAACTGATGCGTAAAGCTATAGCGGATAAAAGTTACGCGGTTAAAGTAGCGCATACCAGACTAGAAGCTAGAATGCATCGACCAGATATCGAATTATGCCGCGACTACGCTCACGTAAG CCTCAAGAAAGAAATCGATGACATAAATCATCAAGTGGAAAGAATGCAGAGAGCATTGAAAGAATTGGAGAACCAGCAGCAAAAATTATTACGGACACGCTCGACTTTGGAGCACGATCTTGCTCTCAAAATCGATGCAATGTACATTGATCGAGAGAAAGTCTCTGGTCTCCGACGGGCTTATCCGATCAACGTTCTCTTCAGATTCTAA
- the LOC143365203 gene encoding tektin-3 isoform X1, translated as MSLSSIEPVTKYCSRDYNGKHELIPWRPNAGYENVEVYPLTTKTIPSYAGNAINSLKFPNLLTGYHRNPTHATKTAFHTRYTPNEWFERQVKCYNEADSCRHFSERIRNDALRVIRDAEEKVQHGQYDTGRRLGERINDISFWRNEVASELERLLQEIERVQDCRAILEKAIKDIEAPLHIAEECLYHREARKGIELVHDDSEKCLLKEIEMLHRNRKKLETCLSTCKEQLRDCRASQNQLELDLRNKENALGIDSMCHRLNNYSHGLQYYSGINEYDPCVSEQETWSDAANRIVEKSRMERNKCCQLRSNAEVLTNKVAQEMWDSWSNTNNALSHRTSELLEAKTKLEQHLQKVQQEIFEVEKNLELMRKAIADKSYAVKVAHTRLEARMHRPDIELCRDYAHVSLKKEIDDINHQVERMQRALKELENQQQKLLRTRSTLEHDLALKIDAMYIDREKVSGLRRAYPINVLFRF; from the exons ATGTCACTGTCTTCCATCGAACCAGTAACAAAATATTGTTCGAGGGATTACAATGGTAAACACGAGTTGATACCTTGGCGTCCAAACGCAGGCTATGAAAATGTTGAAGTTTATCCTTT AACAACAAAAACAATACCGAGTTATGCTGGGAACGCTataaattcgttaaaatttCCGAATCTTCTGACGGGATATCACCGTAATCCTACGCATGCAACGAAAACTGCTTTTCATACCCGGTACACACCAAACGAATGGTTCGAGAGACAAGTAAAATGCTACAATGAAGCAGATTCATGCAGACATTTTTCGGAGAGAATACGAAACGACGCTTTACGAGTTATTAG AGATGCGGAAGAGAAAGTGCAACATGGACAATACGATACTGGTAGAAGACTTGGGGAAAGAATCAACGATATTAGTTTTTGGCGAAACGAAGTTGCATCCGAATTGGAAAGATTGCTTCAGGAAATTGAACGAGTTCAAGACTGTCGTGCAATTCTTGAAAAAGCTATTAAAGATATCGAGGCTCCGTTGCACATCGCTGAAGAATGTCTTTACCATAGAGAAGCTAGAAAAG gTATAGAACTTGTACACGACGATTCGGAAAAGTGTTTGCTGAAAGAGATTGAGATGCTACATCGGAATCGAAAGAAATTGGAGACTTGTTTGAGCACGTGTAAAGAACAG CTTCGAGATTGTAGAGCATCTCAAAACCAATTGGAACTGGATCTGAGAAACAAAGAAAACGCGTTGGGAATAGACTCAATGTGTCATCGTTTGAATAACTACAGCCACGGACTGCAATATTACTCCGGAATCAACGAATACGATCCGTG TGTTTCAGAGCAAGAAACATGGTCAGATGCAGCCAACCGAATCGTTGAAAAATCTCGAATGGAACGAAATAAATGTTGCCAGTTGAGATCAAACGCGGAAGTTCTTACGAACAAAGTTGCGCAGGAAATGTGGGATTCGTGGAGTAACACGAATAACGCTTTGTCCCACAGAACTTCCGAACTGCTCGAAGCTAAAACGAAACTTGAACAACATCTGCAAAAA GTGCAGCAAGAAATATTCGAGGTTGAGAAAAATTTGGAACTGATGCGTAAAGCTATAGCGGATAAAAGTTACGCGGTTAAAGTAGCGCATACCAGACTAGAAGCTAGAATGCATCGACCAGATATCGAATTATGCCGCGACTACGCTCACGTAAG CCTCAAGAAAGAAATCGATGACATAAATCATCAAGTGGAAAGAATGCAGAGAGCATTGAAAGAATTGGAGAACCAGCAGCAAAAATTATTACGGACACGCTCGACTTTGGAGCACGATCTTGCTCTCAAAATCGATGCAATGTACATTGATCGAGAGAAAGTCTCTGGTCTCCGACGGGCTTATCCGATCAACGTTCTCTTCAGATTCTAA
- the Cox11 gene encoding cytochrome c oxidase copper chaperone COX11 produces MYFKVYQKLFCGYSRQINAIGNRILFSQFHNAAHARRIRSTRLYWSGFGILILGLSYAAVPLYRIFCQSYNYGGTVSVGHDVEKVSKMQAIKDRVIKISFNADTSATMQWNFRPQQTHIKVLPGETALAFYTAKNPLDVTITGVSTYNVVPFEAGQYFNKIQCFCFEEQQLNPHEEVDMPVFFYIDPQFADDPKMENIDEIILSYTFFEAKSGMTIPVPNFLKKN; encoded by the exons ATGTATTTTAAAGTATACCAAAAACTGTTTTGTGGATACTCGAGACAAATAAATGCTATCGGGAACCGAATTTTGTTCAGTCAATTTCATAATGCCGCTCATGCCAGAAGAATTCGGTCTACGCGTTTATATTGGAGCGGATTCGGTATATTAATTCTTGGGTTGAGTTACGCCGCTGTGCCTTTGTACAGAATTTTTTGTCAG TCGTACAATTATGGGGGAACAGTGTCCGTTGGTCATGATGTCGAAAAAGTGAGCAAGATGCAGGCCATTAAGGATAGAGTGATTAAAATATCGTTTAATGCAGACACTTCGGCAACAATGCAATGGAACTTTAGGCCTCAGCAAACCCATATAAAAGTCCTCCCTGGAGAAACCGCTTTGGCATTCTACACAGCAAAAAATCCATTGGATGTGACCATCACTGGCGTATCTACCTATAATGTTGTGCCGTTCGAAGCGGGACagtatttcaataaaattcaatgCTTCTGTTTTGAAGAACAACAGCTCAATCCTCACGAAGAA GTCGACATGCCCGTTTTCTTCTACATCGATCCTCAATTTGCTGACGATCCTAAAATGGAGAACATTGACGAAATCATCCTATCGTATACGTTCTTCGAGGCGAAGTCAGGAATGACTATTCCTGTACCGAATTTCTTAAAGAAGAATTAA